The Oenanthe melanoleuca isolate GR-GAL-2019-014 chromosome 1A, OMel1.0, whole genome shotgun sequence genome contains a region encoding:
- the LOC130248518 gene encoding carboxypeptidase A2-like encodes MKLLLIFSALIGASLCLETFVGHQVLRIKTKNEEEVKQLQLLESLEHLELDFWINPSAPALPVDVRIPAASVQSVKAFLESQGIEYSILIEDLQDVLDKEKQDMAESTQRQRGAGFDFGAYHTLDDINEELDHLASEYSFVEKIQIGESYEKRPLYVLKFSTGGSRRPAIWLDAGIHSREWVTQASALWIANKIASDYGTDDSITSLLDKMDLFLLPVANPDGFVYTHTTNRMWRKTRSKIPGSVCVGVDPNRNWDAGFGGPGASNNPCSESYHGPSANSEVEVKSVVDFIKNHGNFKAFLTLHSYSQLLMYPYGYKCTRPDDYAELESLGRAAASSIRSLYGTTFQVGTICKTIYQASGGSIDWSYDNGIKYSFAFELRDTGRYGFLLPANQILPAAKETWLGLKRIMEHVRDKSS; translated from the exons ATGAAGCTGCTCTTGATCTTCAGCGCCCTCATCGGGgcttccctgtgcctggagaCCTTCGTGGG GCACCAGGTTCTCCGAATCAAGACCAAAAATGAGGAGGAggtgaagcagctgcagcttttggaATCGCTGGAACACCTGGAG CTGGATTTCTGGATCAacccctctgcccctgccctgcccgtgGATGTGAGGATTCCTGCTGCCAGTGTCCAGTCAGTGAAAGCCTTCCTGGAGTCCCAGGGCATTGAGTATTCCATCCTGATCGAGGACCTGCAG GATGTTCTGGATAAAGAAAAGCAGGACATGGCTGAGAGTACCCAAAGGCAGCGTGGCGCCGGCTTCGATTTTGGTGCTTACCACACTCTGGATGAT ATTAATGAAGAGCTGGACCACCTTGCATCCGAGTACAGCTTCGTGGAAAAGATCCAGATCGGGGAATCCTACGAGAAGCGACCTCTGTACGTCCTGAAG TTCAGCACCGGAGGCTCCCGCCGCCCGGCCATCTGGCTCGACGCCGGCATCCATTCGCGCGAGTGGGTGACGCAGGCCAGCGCTCTCTGGATCGCCAACAAG ATTGCCTCTGACTATGGAACAGATGATTCCATCACCTCCCTCCTGGACAAGATGgatcttttcctgctgccagtcGCCAACCCTGATGGATTTGTGTACACTCACACCACG AATCGCATGTGGAGGAAAACCCGCTCCAAGATTCCCGGCAGCGTCTGCGTCGGAGTGGATCCCAACAGGAACTGGGATGCAGGTTTTGGAG GTCCTGGAGCCAGTAACAACCCCTGCTCCGAGTCCTACCACGGGCCCAGCGCCAACTCCGAGGTGGAAGTGAAATCTGTTGTTGACTTCATCAAGAATCATGGAAACTTCAAGGCCTTCCTGACCCTCCACAGTTACTCCCAGCTCCTGATGTATCCCTATGGATACAAATGCACCAGGCCAGATGATTATGCTGAGCTG GAAtctctgggaagagctgctgccagtTCCATCCGCTCCCTCTACGGCACCACCTTCCAAGTGGGCACCATCTGCAAAACCATCT acCAAGCCAGTGGAGGCAGCATTGACTGGAGCTATGACAATGGCATCAAATACTCCTTTGCCTTCGAGCTGCGGGACACGGGGCGCTACggcttcctgctgcctgccaaCCAGATCCTGCCTGCAGCCAAGGAGACCTGGCTGGGCCTCAAGAGGATCATGGAGCACGTCAGGGACAAGTCCTcctga
- the TMEM209 gene encoding transmembrane protein 209: protein MTPNKSPDTSLIDLAVKMRKQAESRKVVLAWGLLNISVAGMIYTEMTGKLLSTYYNISCFPLWYIEFALAALFSLNALFDFWRYFTYTAAPTSLVTSPSQQIMGWLRRTAVQITPPREPAAKRVLSLTPSPPIQGQCVLSYSPSRSPSASPKFSGGCLSGYSPQLQALAGASPSHSPSVTYSPSSYSKVSSFSHSPNGSPYSMSVGPVDSSGMRSHYRFSPIRYNNSTYKDECITDVKSLDSFLRNEEEKQHRVQLGSSDSSSPSSSPTFWNYSRSMADHAQILRKFQYQLACRSQAPSAHKDEADLSSKQAAEEVWARVTMNRQLLDHMDSWTAKFRNWINDTILVPLVEEMESVSTQLRRMGCPELQIGEASISSLKQAALVKAPLIPTLNALVQYLDLTPNQEYLVERIRELSQGGCMSSFRWNGGGDFKGRKWDTDLPTDSSILMHVFCTYLDSRLPPHPKYPDGKTFTSQHFIQTPDKPDTSNENVFCIYQSSINPPHYELIYECHVYSLPKGRNNMFHTLLMFLYIIKTKESGMLGRVNLGLSGVNVLWIFGE from the exons ATGACACCAAACAAGAGTCCAGACACCTCCCTCATCGACCTGGCTGTGAAGATGAGGAagcaggctgagagcaggaagGTGGTGCTGGCCTGGGGGCTGCTCAATATATCTGTAGCAGGCATGATCTACACTGAAAT gACTGGGAAACTCCTAAGCACGTATTACAACATCAGCTGCTTTCCACTCTGGTACATTG AATTTGCCCTGGCAGCCCTGTTCAGCCTCAATGCCCTGTTTGATTTTTGGAGATACTTCACCTACACAGCAGCACCAACCAGCCTGGTCACGAGTCCCAGCCAGCAGATCATGGGCTGGCTGCGCAGGACAG CTGTGCAGATCACCCCTCCACGGGAGCCAGCAGCCAAGAGAGTGCTGTCCCTGACCCCCTCCCCACCCATCCAGGGCCAGTGTGTGCTGAGCTACAGCCCCTCCCGCTcgcccagtgccagccccaaaTTCTCTGGGGGCTGCCTGAGTGGCTACAGcccccagctgcaggctctggcagGGGCCAGCCCCTCTCACAGCCCCTCTGTCACTTACTCACCCAGCAGCTACAGCAAG GTTTCCAGCTTCAGCCACTCTCCCAATGGATCTCCCTATTCCATGAGTGTGGGGCCTGTGGACAGCAGTGGGATGAGGTCTCACTACAGGTTCTCCCCCATTCGGTATAACAATTCCACCTACAAAGATGAGTGCATCACTGATGTCAAATCCCTGGACTCCTTCCTGAGGAatgaggaggagaagcagcacagagttCAGCTGG GGAGCTCAGATTccagctctccctccagcagcccAACTTTTTGGAACTACAGCCGCTCTATGGCAGACCATGCCCAGATCCTGAGGAAATTCCAGTACCAGCTGGCCTGCAGGTCCCAGGCTCCTTCTGCACACAAGGATGAGGCTGATCTCAGCTCCAAACAGGCTGCAGAAGAG GTTTGGGCACGGGTGACAATgaacaggcagctcctggatcACATGGATTCCTGGACAGCCAAATTCAGGAAT TGGATCAATGACACCATTCTGGTGCCACTTGTGGAGGAGATGGAATCTGTGAGCACTCAGCTGAGGAGGATGGGCTGTCCTGAGCTGCAGATTGGAG AAGCCAGCATCAGCAGCCTCAAACAGGCAGCCCTGGTGAAAGCTCCACTCATCCCCACCCTCAATGCCCTGGTGCAGTACCTGGATCTCACCCCAAACCAGGAATATTTGGTGGAAAGGATCAGAG AGCTTTCCCAGGGGGGCTGCATGAGCTCCTTCCGCTGGAATGGAGGAGGGGATTTCAAGGGCAGGAAATGGGACACAGACCTTCCCACCGACTCCTCA ATCCTGATGCACGTGTTCTGCACTTACCTGGACTCCAGACTCCCTCCTCACCCCAAATATCCTGATGGCAAAACCTTCACCTCCCAGCACTTCATCCAGACTCCAGATAAACCAG aCACTTCCAATGAAAACGTGTTCTGCATCTACCAGAGCAGCATCAACCCACCCCACTATGAGCTGATCTATGAGTGCCACGTCTACAGCCTGCCCAAG GGCAGGAACAACATGTTCCACACCTTGCTGATGTTCCTGTACATCATAAAGACAAAGGAATCTGGGATGTTGGG GCGTGTAAATCTGGGTTTATCAGGAGTCAACGTCCTGTGGATCTTTGGGGAGTAA
- the LOC130248513 gene encoding uncharacterized protein LOC130248513 isoform X1, with protein sequence MGVAPGGAHVRPRPLNSGGPGRAGTTGPAPAALAMATDSEPGRRRRCCAQDTPDVPKVRDSRGDSDGPRRGSLCERHCAAINNVHGELGELGCHLHRPRVPPAASTPSCCQQHSEEVCESCVLKTTLTAENAVEANKLSNNYKFGFKKWKSHVTARPWEDRSEIVKELYSDLNVIRASGGSTLTCGNVLYLLLFGWWLSLLYVLVAAVMFLSVMGAPYGRLCWQLAGYFLWPFGKVIQKVEVPKSHQVCDAGTGESSALLGGPTPRRWLGTGHWHHASTAVWLCLGYPLLALAHGLVCVTAWLLIVLIPVAKLSGRAAARLLLLPPRRLLVRRLGRTEVPLEGEVILCCYRAANPYYYKYAVDGINVFAVNLLPLVLVTLVLGYVDSPNHLTGSAVKFTLALLSIMPLSYYIGMAIASISAQSNFAVGAVVNATFGSITELTFYITALIKGSREGNRCYAEVVKSALTGTLVGCVLFVPGLCMVIGGIRHQEQRFNSRSAGVSSALLFLSVGGVFAPTLFSKVYGKLVCGECHNVTQNPLGHYLCHNCLFDLMDNNGTLYYSHVQPLVYTVSILLPAAYLIGLFFTLKTHTHIYDIHISDCHMPGHHHSAVVHWSRWRALLILLLSTLCMSACADLATEHISPILTNSTISQYFIGVTVLAMVPELPEIVNGIQFALQNNLSLSIEIGNCIAVQVCMLQIPILVLFTIFYPTNFTLVFSDLHVYASMFSVVLMNYIFMDGKCDYFQGTVLVMVYFILLAVYFFAPSPSGC encoded by the exons ATGGGGGTGGCTCCCGGGGGCGCGCATGTCCGGCCCCGCCCGTTAAATTccggcgggccgggccgggccgggaccACCGGCCCCGCACCTGCTGCTCTCGCCATGGCCACTGACAGCGAGCccgggcgccgccgccgctgctgcgCGCAGGACACGCCCG ATGTCCCCAAGGTCCGGGATTCCCGCGGTGACAGTGACGGCCCCCGCCGGGGCTCCCTCTGCGAGCGGCACTGCGCTGCCATCAACAACGTGCACGGCGAGCTGGGCGAGCTGGGCTGCCACCTGCACCGGCCCCGCGTCCCCCCAG CCGCGTCCACCCcgtcctgctgccagcagcactcgGAGGAGGTGTGCGAGAGCTGCGTGCTGAAAACCACCCTGACGGCCGAGAACGCCGTGGAGGCCAACAAGCTCTCCAACAACTACAAG TTTGGCTTCAAGAAATGGAAGAGCCACGTGACAGCACGGCCCTGGGAGGATCGATCCGAGATAGTTAAGGAGCTCTACTCTGACCTCAATGTCATCCGAGCCTCTGGAG GCTCCACACTGACGTGTGGCAATGTCCTTTACCTGCTGCTCTTCGGCTGGTGGCTCTCACTCCTCTACGTCCTGGTGGCTGCTGTGATGTTCCTCAGTGTCATGGGGGCTCCTTATG ggcggctctgctggcagctggccGGGTATTTCCTCTGGCCCTTTGGCAAAGTGATCCAGAAAGTGGAG gtccccaaatcccatcaggTGTGTGATGCTGGCACGGgggagagctcagccctgctggggggTCCCACACCACGCCgctggctgggcactggacACTGG CACCACgccagcactgcagtgtggctgtgcctgggctaCCCCCTGCTGGCGCTGGCCCACGGGCTGGTGTGTGTCACCGCCTGGCTGCTCATCGTGCTGATCCCCGTGGCCAAGCTgagcggccgcgccgccgcccgcctgctgctgctgcccccgcGCCGCCTGCTCGTGCGCCGCCTCGGCCGG ACAGAGGTGCCTCTGGAGGGGGAGGTGATTCTCTGCTGCTACCGAGCTGCCAACCCTTACTACTACAAATACGCCGTGGATGGCATCAACGTCTTCGCTGTCA ACCTGCTGCCCCTGGTGCTGGTGACGCTGGTGCTGGGCTATGTGGACAGCCCCAACCACCTGACAGGCTCTGCTGTGAAGTTCACCTTGGCCCTGCTCTCCATCATGCCCCTCTCCTACTACATCGGCATGGCCATCGCCAG CATCTCAGCCCAGAGTAACTTCGCGGTGGGGGCGGTGGTGAACGCCACGTTCGGCTCCATCACCGAGCTCACCTTCTACATCACGGCGCTGATCAAGGGCTCGCGCGAGGGCAACCGCTGCTACGCCGAGGTGGTCAAGTCAGCGCTGACAGGGACCCTGGTGGGCTGTGTCCTCTTCGTGCCG ggtcTGTGCATGGTGATTGGGGGCATCCGGCACCAGGAGCAGCGCTTCAACAGCCGCTCTGCCGGCGTCAGCTCGgccctgctcttcctctctgTGGGAG gtgtctTTGCCCCGACACTCTTCTCCAAGGTGTACGGGAAGCTGGTGTGCGGCGAGTGCCACAACGTCACCCAGAACCCGCTGGGCCACTACCTGTGCCACAACTGTCTCTTTGACCTG ATGGACAACAATGGCACCCTCTACTACAGCCACGTCCA ACCCCTGGTGTACACAGtgtccatcctgctccctgctgcctaCCTCATCGGGCTCTTCTTCACCCTCAAAACCCACACACACATCTACGACATCCACATCAGCGACTGTCACA TGCCTGGCCACCACCACAGTGCCGTGGTGCACTGGTCCCGCTGGCGGGCCctgctcatcctcctgctctccacCCTCTGCATGTCAGCCTGTGCTGACCTGGCCACCGAGCACATCAGCCCCATCCTCACCAACTCCACCATCTCACAG TACTTCATCGGTGTCACCGTGCTGGCAATGGTGCCTGAGCTGCCAGAGATTGTCAATGGCATCCAGTTTGCCCTGCAGAACAATCTGAGCTTGAG caTCGAGATTGGGAATTGCATTGCTGTGCAGGTCTGCATGCTCCAGATCCCCATCCTGGTGCTCTTCACCATCTTCTAT CCAACAAACTTCACTCTGGTCTTCAGTGACCTCCACGTCTACGCCAGCATGTTCAGCGTGGTGCTCATGAACTACATCTTCATGGATGGCAAATGTGACTATTTCCAAG gcacGGTGCTGGTGATGGTTTACTTCATCCTGCTGGCCGTGTATTTCTTCGCCCCCTCGCCCAGTGGCTGCTGA
- the LOC130248513 gene encoding uncharacterized protein LOC130248513 isoform X2: MATDSEPGRRRRCCAQDTPAPADVPKVRDSRGDSDGPRRGSLCERHCAAINNVHGELGELGCHLHRPRVPPAASTPSCCQQHSEEVCESCVLKTTLTAENAVEANKLSNNYKFGFKKWKSHVTARPWEDRSEIVKELYSDLNVIRASGGSTLTCGNVLYLLLFGWWLSLLYVLVAAVMFLSVMGAPYGRLCWQLAGYFLWPFGKVIQKVEVPKSHQVCDAGTGESSALLGGPTPRRWLGTGHWHHASTAVWLCLGYPLLALAHGLVCVTAWLLIVLIPVAKLSGRAAARLLLLPPRRLLVRRLGRTEVPLEGEVILCCYRAANPYYYKYAVDGINVFAVNLLPLVLVTLVLGYVDSPNHLTGSAVKFTLALLSIMPLSYYIGMAIASISAQSNFAVGAVVNATFGSITELTFYITALIKGSREGNRCYAEVVKSALTGTLVGCVLFVPGLCMVIGGIRHQEQRFNSRSAGVSSALLFLSVGGVFAPTLFSKVYGKLVCGECHNVTQNPLGHYLCHNCLFDLMDNNGTLYYSHVQPLVYTVSILLPAAYLIGLFFTLKTHTHIYDIHISDCHMPGHHHSAVVHWSRWRALLILLLSTLCMSACADLATEHISPILTNSTISQYFIGVTVLAMVPELPEIVNGIQFALQNNLSLSIEIGNCIAVQVCMLQIPILVLFTIFYPTNFTLVFSDLHVYASMFSVVLMNYIFMDGKCDYFQGTVLVMVYFILLAVYFFAPSPSGC, from the exons ATGGCCACTGACAGCGAGCccgggcgccgccgccgctgctgcgCGCAGGACACGCCCG CCCCCGCAGATGTCCCCAAGGTCCGGGATTCCCGCGGTGACAGTGACGGCCCCCGCCGGGGCTCCCTCTGCGAGCGGCACTGCGCTGCCATCAACAACGTGCACGGCGAGCTGGGCGAGCTGGGCTGCCACCTGCACCGGCCCCGCGTCCCCCCAG CCGCGTCCACCCcgtcctgctgccagcagcactcgGAGGAGGTGTGCGAGAGCTGCGTGCTGAAAACCACCCTGACGGCCGAGAACGCCGTGGAGGCCAACAAGCTCTCCAACAACTACAAG TTTGGCTTCAAGAAATGGAAGAGCCACGTGACAGCACGGCCCTGGGAGGATCGATCCGAGATAGTTAAGGAGCTCTACTCTGACCTCAATGTCATCCGAGCCTCTGGAG GCTCCACACTGACGTGTGGCAATGTCCTTTACCTGCTGCTCTTCGGCTGGTGGCTCTCACTCCTCTACGTCCTGGTGGCTGCTGTGATGTTCCTCAGTGTCATGGGGGCTCCTTATG ggcggctctgctggcagctggccGGGTATTTCCTCTGGCCCTTTGGCAAAGTGATCCAGAAAGTGGAG gtccccaaatcccatcaggTGTGTGATGCTGGCACGGgggagagctcagccctgctggggggTCCCACACCACGCCgctggctgggcactggacACTGG CACCACgccagcactgcagtgtggctgtgcctgggctaCCCCCTGCTGGCGCTGGCCCACGGGCTGGTGTGTGTCACCGCCTGGCTGCTCATCGTGCTGATCCCCGTGGCCAAGCTgagcggccgcgccgccgcccgcctgctgctgctgcccccgcGCCGCCTGCTCGTGCGCCGCCTCGGCCGG ACAGAGGTGCCTCTGGAGGGGGAGGTGATTCTCTGCTGCTACCGAGCTGCCAACCCTTACTACTACAAATACGCCGTGGATGGCATCAACGTCTTCGCTGTCA ACCTGCTGCCCCTGGTGCTGGTGACGCTGGTGCTGGGCTATGTGGACAGCCCCAACCACCTGACAGGCTCTGCTGTGAAGTTCACCTTGGCCCTGCTCTCCATCATGCCCCTCTCCTACTACATCGGCATGGCCATCGCCAG CATCTCAGCCCAGAGTAACTTCGCGGTGGGGGCGGTGGTGAACGCCACGTTCGGCTCCATCACCGAGCTCACCTTCTACATCACGGCGCTGATCAAGGGCTCGCGCGAGGGCAACCGCTGCTACGCCGAGGTGGTCAAGTCAGCGCTGACAGGGACCCTGGTGGGCTGTGTCCTCTTCGTGCCG ggtcTGTGCATGGTGATTGGGGGCATCCGGCACCAGGAGCAGCGCTTCAACAGCCGCTCTGCCGGCGTCAGCTCGgccctgctcttcctctctgTGGGAG gtgtctTTGCCCCGACACTCTTCTCCAAGGTGTACGGGAAGCTGGTGTGCGGCGAGTGCCACAACGTCACCCAGAACCCGCTGGGCCACTACCTGTGCCACAACTGTCTCTTTGACCTG ATGGACAACAATGGCACCCTCTACTACAGCCACGTCCA ACCCCTGGTGTACACAGtgtccatcctgctccctgctgcctaCCTCATCGGGCTCTTCTTCACCCTCAAAACCCACACACACATCTACGACATCCACATCAGCGACTGTCACA TGCCTGGCCACCACCACAGTGCCGTGGTGCACTGGTCCCGCTGGCGGGCCctgctcatcctcctgctctccacCCTCTGCATGTCAGCCTGTGCTGACCTGGCCACCGAGCACATCAGCCCCATCCTCACCAACTCCACCATCTCACAG TACTTCATCGGTGTCACCGTGCTGGCAATGGTGCCTGAGCTGCCAGAGATTGTCAATGGCATCCAGTTTGCCCTGCAGAACAATCTGAGCTTGAG caTCGAGATTGGGAATTGCATTGCTGTGCAGGTCTGCATGCTCCAGATCCCCATCCTGGTGCTCTTCACCATCTTCTAT CCAACAAACTTCACTCTGGTCTTCAGTGACCTCCACGTCTACGCCAGCATGTTCAGCGTGGTGCTCATGAACTACATCTTCATGGATGGCAAATGTGACTATTTCCAAG gcacGGTGCTGGTGATGGTTTACTTCATCCTGCTGGCCGTGTATTTCTTCGCCCCCTCGCCCAGTGGCTGCTGA